From the genome of Salvelinus alpinus chromosome 19, SLU_Salpinus.1, whole genome shotgun sequence, one region includes:
- the LOC139545064 gene encoding growth arrest and DNA damage-inducible protein GADD45 gamma-like encodes MTLELEEIFGQESALDTTDRVQSAGTALEELLVSAKKQDYLTVGVYESAKIMNVDPDNVAFCVLATDEEYECDIALQIHFTLIQAFCFDNDINVVRVNDIERLADLVGTEEAGEPKDAHCILVTSPGAESWKDPALDKLHLFCEESRSVYDWVPTITLPER; translated from the exons ATGACACTGGAACTGGAAGAGATCTTTGGACAGGAGAGCGCACTCGACACCACTGATAG AGTGCAAAGTGCAGGCACAGCCCTGGAGGAGTTGTTGGTGTCTGCAAAGAAGCAGGACTACCTTACGGTTGGAGTCTACGAGTCTGCCAAAATTATGAATGT TGATCCAGACAATGTGGCATTCTGCGTTCTGGCGACAGACGAGGAGTACGAATGCGACATCGCTCTCCAGATCCACTTCACCCTCATCCAGGCTTTCTGCTTCGATAACGACATAAACGTGGTACGCGTTAACGATATCGAGCGCCTGGCTGACCTCGTGGGCACAGAAGAGGCCGGCGAACCCAAGGACGCACATTGCATTCTTGTCACG aGCCCTGGTGCTGAGTCATGGAAAGACCCTGCTCTGGACAAACTGCATCTGTTTTGTGAGGAGAGCCGCAGTGTATATGACTGGGTTCCCACCATCACTCTCCCTGAACGCTGA